A part of Ictalurus furcatus strain D&B chromosome 8, Billie_1.0, whole genome shotgun sequence genomic DNA contains:
- the LOC128611254 gene encoding phosphatidylinositol N-acetylglucosaminyltransferase subunit Y-like, producing MPFPLSTVTVLVPVLSLLGLLYSSSVDENFPQGCTDTTSVCFYSLLLPVTIPVYVFFHLWKWMGIKLFRHN from the coding sequence ATGCCATTTCCTCTATCTACAGTCACCGTTTTAGTCCCAGTCCTGTCCTTATTAGGCCTCCTGTACTCCTCAAGTGTGGATGAAAACTTCCCACAGGGCTGCACTGACACTACCAGCGTGTGTTTTTATAGTCTGTTGTTGCCCGTCACTATTCCCGTGTATGTCTTTTTCCATCTGTGGAAGTGGATGGGAATCAAGCTGTTCCGGCACAATTGA
- the LOC128611253 gene encoding protein preY, mitochondrial-like, with protein MSQYALRRLATEYCSFNTFVNIRTFLRLQERNLSGSSEVKDAGKNAFDVSLLEFLVCPLSKKPLRYEETTNELINEELGIAYPVVDGIPNMIPQDARLIKQTEGAEKPTQT; from the exons ATGTCTCAGTATGCACTGAGGAGATTAGCTACAGAATATTGTAGTTTCAACACATTTGTGAATATCAGGACATTTTTGCGACTGCAGGAGAGAAACCTGTCCGGTTCCAGTGAAGTGAAGGACGCTGGGAAAAACGCGTTCGACGTTTCTTTACTCGAGTTTCTTGTGTGTCCTCTGTCTAAGAAACCTCTCAG ATACGAGGAAACAACAAACGAACTAATCAACGAAGAGCTTGGTATTGCGTATCCCGTAGTAGATGGCATCCCGAATATGATTCCTCAGGATGCACGCCTGATCAAGCAGACTGAAGGAGCTGAAAAACCGACTCAGACTTGA